The uncultured Dysgonomonas sp. genome contains the following window.
CAAATCCTTATCCGACTGAAAAGACAACAGACTCTTATTCCGGAACATATGGAGCTAAATTACAAACCATTAAAGGACTGTATGTATCTATAACAGATATGAATATTCCCATATTTGCCGGTTCATTGTTCTTAGGCGAATTTAGTCCAAAATTAGAAGACCCTTTACTTTCTCTGAAACTGGGGCGGATGTATTCACAGGCAAATGGTAAACCTGTAACTTTCACAGGATATTACAAATATACCCCGGGGGCTGAATTCACCGATAAAAATGGAAATCCTGTTGCAGGAAAAATAGATGAATGCAGCATATATGCCGTAATATTTAAAGTAAGCAAAAATGCATCCGGACAGAATGAATATCTGGATGGCAGAACGGTATCAACTTCTGACAAAATCATAGCTAGGGCCGATTGGAAAAGAGAGACAAGTCATATTACCGATGTCGAAGTAGATAAAGGGTTCTACAAATTCACTATTCCATTTATATACAAGGAAAAAGAAAAAGGAAAAGAATTCGATTTCGACAACAACAACTATAAACTGACAATCGTTTTATCTTCCAGTCAGGACGGTAATCTTTATGAGGGAGCAATAGGCAGTACATTGATTGTTGATGAACTGGAAATATTAACCGAAAGTTTTTAAATAGAATGAATATGAAATTGAAATCTTACAATATACTATTTACTTTACTTCTTATATCAGCATTTTCGGCAAGTATATCCGCCCAGATACAGGATAAGAAACCGCTAGATTTGTCATTCCTCCTGGGGTTTAATATTGGAGGTACAGCGCCGCTTCCTCTGCCTGCCGAGGTAAGAAAAATTGAAAGCTACAATCCGAAGTTTAACCCGCAATTAGGATTTAATGTAATATACAGTCTCGATGACAGATGGGGCATTGGAGCAGGCGCCACCCTCGACTGGAAAGGAATGAGAGTAAGAGACGAAGTGAAATATATGAAGACTAGCGTTGTACTTACCGAAGATGGCAGCCGTCTTAGCGGTTATTTTGTAGGAAAGAATATGACCAATGTAGACATGACCTACCTCACCATACCCATCTATGGAACATACAACTTTAACAACAGGTGGCAGGTACGTTTGGGTATATATGCCGCAAGGACACTATCGTCTAAGTTTAACGGAAGAGTTTATGATGGCTATATGCGTATAGATACTCCTGTGGGACAAAGGCAGGAAATAGACGGAGAGGGAGCCACATTCGACTTTAGCGATGATACCCGTGACTACGATTTCGGATTATTGGGCGGAGGCGAATTCCGCCTTACAAACCGTGTGGGAATCTACGGGAGCCTTACATGGGGATTAGTTCCTTATTTTTATTCGGGAACAAACCCAATCGAATTCAAAATGCACAATATCTATGGCACGATAGGTATAACATACAGATTGAAATAAAAATATATAATACTAATTTACCGAGAGATGAATTCAAATTGAATCCATCTCTTTTTTATGGTTCATACTGCTTATCCACCCTCAGGTTGTTTATCAAAATATAAAGCCTTACCTTTGCAGCGTAAAAAAATAACTATATAGACATGACTAAAATTTCAACGGTTCTTTTCGATTTCGACGGAGTTATTGCTGACACCGAACCTCAATATGATATCCATATCGAAGATTTAGGTGAAAGATACAATCTGGGTATAGAAAACTTTGCATTACAGGTCAAAGGCACTACTTCACCCGATATACTGAAAAAGTATTTCAGCCACTTACCTCAGGGAGAACTAGACAAGATAGCTAAAGAACTGGAAGATTTTGAACTCAATATGGATTTTCCACTGGTAGACGGTGTGATGGATTTTATCAAATACCTGAAAGAAAACAACTACAAAACAGGTATAGTTACCAGTTCTCAGGATTTCAAAATGAAAAGGGCACTCGATATTCTTCAATTATCCGATACGTTCGATGTAGTAGTCACTGCCGCGCGTATCACCGAAGGAAAACCTAATCCGATGTGTTACAAACTGGCTGCTCAGGACCTGAATTCTTCTCCGGCTGAATGTATTGTCTTTGAGGACTCACTGCATGGCATACGGGCAGGACAAGATGCGGGAATGAAAGTAATCGGCCTGTCGACTACTATACCGCACGAAGTACTGATAGAAAGAACAGAGAATGTTGTTCCAAACTTTTCTGATATACAGCAGATTATCAAATATCTGAACTGATTCCGTTCAGTCCCTTGTTCAGAAACTTAATAAAATCCAGTTCAAAGTTTGTCGTAAAAATATCTTTACCCAAATTGGACTGGATTTCTTCTATCTTCCAGAAGCGTCCGTCCGCCAGCTCATCTCTGTTTAACACGAATACACCATTATATATCGCATAGAAACAATAACTTAGTTCCCGTTCCCGATCCGTTTCTATAATATATTTTATGATGAATATCGGCTCTATACCGGAAAGCCCTAATTCTTCCCCGGCTTCACGACAAGCTGCCTTCTTCGGCGTTTCATCCAAATCGATATGTCCGGCGACCGACGAGTCCCATTTGTTGGGCTGTACATCTTTAGTCGCAGAACGTTTTTGCAAATACAATTCTCCATCCGAATTGAATATATGCAAATGAATAACAGGATGTAAAAGCTTCGAACCATCGTGGCAGACACTGCGCGGTGCCTGTCCGATTATATTGCCTGTTTCGTCAACAAGCGGAAAAATTTCTTCCGGCATAATTATATTAGTCTTTGAACAAAAGGCTTTTCGAGCGTCCTTTCTTAAAGATCATAGTACCATTTCTGATGCCCTTTCGTATCACCTTTTGCTGTTCATCGGGCAAAGATACAATATCCTTACAAGCATCTGAGCAGCAACCTTTCATTTTTTCCGCACATTCTTCGCATTGTATAAACAGCAGGTGGCATCCGTCATTCTTACAGTTAGTATGTATATCACATGGTTTTCCACATTGGTGACAATGAGCAATTATATCCTCAGTAATACGTTCTCCCAAACGGTTGTCGAACACAAAATTCTTTCCAGTAAACTTAGATTCCAGCCCTTCTGCTTTGATCTGACGGGTATATTCGATAATACCGCCTTCGAGCTGATAAACATTCTTGAATCCCTGATGCTTGAAGTACGCACTGGCTTTCTCGCAACGAATACCGCCTGTACAATACATTAACAGCTTTTTATTGTCTTTATAGTCTTTCAGTTGCTCGTGTATGATAGGCAGTGAGTCGCGAAATGTATCCACATCAGGAGTCATAGCTCCTGCAAAATGCCCTATTTCGCTTTCATAATGGTTCCGCATATCTATTACAATAGCATCCGGATCATCCATCATGTTGTTAAATTCTTTTGCCTTCAGGTGTGTGCCTATATCAGTGGGATCGAAAGTATCATCATTCAGCCCGTCGGCCACAATTTTATCTCTTACTTTTATCTTGAGTTTCAGAAACGATTTGTTGTCATGTTCCACAGCTACATTCAGTCGTATTCCTTTCATAAACGGATATGTATCCAGAAAATCCTTAAAGGCTTCCATATTAGCAGCAGGTAATGACAACTGGGCATTGATGCCTTCCTTAGCCACATAAATACGCCCTAGGACATCCAATTCATTCCAACGAATAAACAATTCATCTCTGAATGCTTGCGGATCCTGTATATGCGCATATGTATAGAAAGACAAAGTCAATCGCAGAAGTCCTGCATTATCAATAAGTATGGCTCTCTCGTCTGCACTTAATGTATTATATAATTGCATTTTATATAAATATTAATTTAGAATAATTACAAATAAAAGACAAAGATATACAGGATGCAACTAACAGTACCTATTTTCTATATTGATAGTATTTATACAACATAGATGAAGAAATATTAATCTATTGTAATAAAATTTGACAAACACTGTAAAATTATTTTACACTTTTAAATATTCAAAAACAAACAAACATCTACAAATCAGACCATTATTCACTTTGGCACGACTTTCGTTCTTAAATATTAAAAATGAAATAAAATTATGAAATATATAATCTTCACCATTGCACTCTTTATAAGTCTTACAGCCAATGCGCAGGAAAAGAAATGGACTCTGGACGAGTGTATGCGGTATGCCATAGAAAACAGCCCGAAAAAGAACAAACAAGATGCTCAAAACAGCATCTACCACCAAAATTTTCTGGAAGCTGTGGGAAAACTTATACCATCTTTGAGTGCAAATACCAATGCATCATTCAATTTTGGACGCGGACTGGATTCAGAAACAAACACATACACCGATATCAACTCTTTCAGTAACAATTACAGCCTTTACTCGTCACTTGTTTTATTCGATGGCTTTTCGAATATTAACAAGATGAAAATGCAGAAGGTGAATAAATTGATGGGTAAACAGCAATTGCAACAGACTAAAGATGCAATAGCTTACGAAACCATGGAGGCATTTATCAATGTCGCATATTATATGGATATGGTAAAACTGGCTGAACAACAACTTGAAGAAAGCGCAGCTAACGTAAAGCAAGTCAAACGAATGGAAGAGCTGGGAATGAAAGGTGTAGCTGATGTAGCCGAACTTGTGGCCAAAGAGGCCGCCGATAATTATAACCTGACACGCCAGAAAAATCTTTTGGTAATAGGCATTATTATATTGAAGGAAAAAATGAATTTTCCTATCGAAGACGATATAGAGATTAGTAATACTGTTTCAGACGAACTGATAACTAAGACTGAAGAAACTGCGCTCTCTATTTTTGAAAATACAAAGTCTGTAAATCCGAAAGCAATTGCAGCCGAATCTGCATTTCAAGCCCAACAGTTAGCCTATAGGGCTGCAAAAGGAAGCTTCTCGCCCACTCTATCGATGGAAGCCGGTATTTCTACGAATTTTTCCCGTTATATGGACGGCAGTGAATACTCTTCATTCAAAGACCAAATGAGGGACAAACGCGGGCATTACATCGGATTCTCTCTTTCTATTCCCATATTCTCAGGCTTTTCCCGCTCTGCCCAGGTAAAAAGAAGCAAAGCTCAAACAGTTATAGCACGTAACGAACGCGACGAAACCCTGCGCACACTATACAGCGAGGTAGAACAGGCTGTTGCTGACATGAACGGGCTGGCCGACGAATTTTATCAGGCAAAAAAACAGACTGATGCGATGATTGTCGCTCACAATGTAAATCAACGCAAATTTACAGAAGGATTGATAAGTGCGATAGAATTACATACAAGCTCTAACCGTTTGTTACAGGCAAAAGTAGATGAGTTGAATGCTCGACTGAAATATGAACTGAAGCATCGTCTGGTCCATTATTACAAAGGTACTCCATTTATTATCGACTAATGTAAAACATGATTAAGTTAATATTGAAATTTGAATTAAAATCGGCATAGACCAAATCTTGAAATCTTGAAATAATAAATTATATGGATATTAAAATAGAAAAGAAAAAAGGAATACAGAAAAAGCATATCCCTTTCATTGCCGGAGGTGTCTTTTTACTTGCGGTTATCGGTTGGTTCATATTTGGTAATCATGCATCAAAGTTGAATATCGAAAAAGACAAGGTTACTATACAGGAATCTACTAAAGGTATGTTCAATGATTATGTCCGTATACCGGGACAGGTGCAGCCTATCAATACTATCTTCCTGAGTGCCATAGAAGGCGGTATGGTAGCCGAGAAGCTGATAGAAGAAGGATCGGAAGTGCATCAGGGAGATGTTATAATCCGGCTGACAAACCCAATGCTAAGCCTGAACATACTCGATAGTGAAGCTCAACTGGCCGAGAAACAAAACTTTCTTCGTAATACACAGGTGTCGATGGAGCAGGAAAGGCTCAGTCTGAAAAAGGAAAAACTACAACTGGACGTGGATGTGGAACGCAAGAAGAGAAAGTATGAACAATACAAACAACTATATTCCGAAAAACTGACATCGAAAGAAGAATACCTTCAGGCTAAAGAAGATTATGAATTTGCTGTAGACGGGCGTGTATTAGTCGTTGAACGTCAGAAGCAGGATTCCTTATATCGCGGTATTCAGGTAGACCAAATGGAAGAAAGCTTACACAATATCCGTAAAAATCTGATACTGGTACGCCAACGTGTAGATAATCTGAATGTGAAAGCCCCTGTAGATGGGCAATTAGGAGTGCTGGACGTAGAAATAGGACAAACAGTCGCTTCCGGTGAACGCATAGGCCAAATCAGCGTCTTATCCGATTATAAGGTAGAAGCTATGATTGACGAACATTATATAGATAGAGTAAAACCGGGATTGGACGCCACATTTGAGCGTCAGAATAAAGACTTTGCACTGCGTGTAAGGAAAGTATATCCGGAAGTACGGGATAAACAGTTCAAAACCGATTTTGTATTCGAAGGAGAGCGTCCCGACAATATCCGTGCCGGACAAACATACTACATAAACCTTCAATTGGGCCAACCAGCCGAAGCTATATTGATACCACGGGGCCCATTCTATCAGACTACCGGTGGACAATGGATATTCGTTGTTGTGCCGGACGGTAGCAAGGCCGTAAGGCGTAAAATAACGATAGGCCGTCAAAACCCAAATTATTATGAGGTAACAAGTGGCTTGGAACCCGGTGAAAAAGTGATTACATCTGCTTATGACAGCTATGGAGATATACAAGAACTAATACTAAAATAATTTAAAAAGGAGTAAGTGAACCATGAAAAGAATTTCTTTTATTCTGATTAGCATATTATGGATATTGAATGGACAAGCCCAACAGCAAACCGAGCAAACAATTTGTGTACTTGGAGGTGATGTAAATGAAAAATTTGTACAGTATGTAGTTGATTTAACGCATAAATCCAATCCGAAAATTTGTTTTATTCCAACAGCAAGTGCAGATAATCAAGATAATATTAAATATTGGAATTTCATTTGCGAGCGGCTTTCTATCGAACCTTATACGTTAAAGGTATGGGTTAGCTCTGACAGAAATGCCAAAAGTTTCGAGGAAATTCTCCTCAATATGGATGCCATAGTAGTTGGTGGAGGAAATACATTGAATATGATGGGTATATGGAAAGCACAGGGTATAGATACTATCCTGAGAAAAGCGCTGGATAAAGGGATCATTCTTGCAGGCGGGAGCGCTGGTTCTATTTGCTGGTTTGAGAATGGTGTTAGCGATTCGCGTCCTACTGAATTGAGTATAGTTGAAGGTCTTTCTTTTTTGCCTTACAGTAATTGCCCGCACTATACCGACAGTCTGAAAAAAGAGATGTATCATCAGCAAATAAGAAATAAGCAAATGACGACCGGATATGCTATGGACAATTTATCTGCTGTATTGTTTAAAAATGGGAAATTTGTTGAAGCTGTCAGCCAAAACGATGTAAATAATTCCTATTATATTAGTCTGAAAAATGGAAAAATTCACCCTGAAAAATTAAATTCACGAATATTGGTGAATAAAAATGCTTTGCCCGAATCAACATACAAAGTAATCGATATAGAAAAGCAGGTAAACAATTTTCCTGATATTGATAACCGGGATACCCCGTTGAATGCCTATATTTCCATTAAATACATTCTAGCTAATGGTCAAATGTCGAAACTCAAAGAAGCGAGTAGTCAATCGCTTCAAGAACGTATGGGAGACATGAAAGATGCGGTGATGAGTGAAGACAAAAGAAATGCAATATTGAAAAATAATATCAACAAAGTATTCATGTATAATGATATTTTAGCGGGTATTGTCAGCAAACATGAAGATTTCTACGGCTTATGGTACTTTTACAAAGAAAATGGTAAATGGCAGAGTGCCGGGGAAGATATAGGAGGAAATACAATTCTTGAGACAGAGATCACCTTCAGAGAAAAAGCAAAAATGCATTTAGCAAAAATACAATAGTAATGCCTGAATTACGAAGGCGAAAATTACTTACTAAAGTAAAAACACTATGAATATATTAAGATCTTACAAACGTACCCGGTATTTTTTATGGGTGAATATAACTGGGTTGGCCATTGGCCTGGCAGCATCTATCATGCTACTTTTGTTCATCATTAATGAACTGAGTTACGATAAACATCTGACAAATAAAGAGCGTGTTCTCAATATGGTAACTATTTTGGAAGAAAATGGCAATACCCACACATACGGTATAACTCTTCGCAAAGCGTACAGGGAATTGCCATCAAAAGTACCGGGAATTGAAGCGGCTACACAAATATATGATGCCGGCAATGCAGAGGTTATCAACAAAGATGAACATTTCCAAAACCTTAGGCTAGTATATGCTGACCCTGAATTTTTCACTGTTTTTCCGATGAAATTCATAGAAGGAACGCCTCAGGCTGCATTAGAGAATATGAAATCGCTGGTTCTCACGCGGTCAAAAGCAGAAGCCATGTTCGGCAGTACAGGTGCAGCCTTTGGTAAAACGCTTAAAATAGGAGAAGATGAAGTTATTGTATCGGCCGTAGTTGAAGAATTGCCCAAAAATACACATTTT
Protein-coding sequences here:
- a CDS encoding peptidase E, giving the protein MKRISFILISILWILNGQAQQQTEQTICVLGGDVNEKFVQYVVDLTHKSNPKICFIPTASADNQDNIKYWNFICERLSIEPYTLKVWVSSDRNAKSFEEILLNMDAIVVGGGNTLNMMGIWKAQGIDTILRKALDKGIILAGGSAGSICWFENGVSDSRPTELSIVEGLSFLPYSNCPHYTDSLKKEMYHQQIRNKQMTTGYAMDNLSAVLFKNGKFVEAVSQNDVNNSYYISLKNGKIHPEKLNSRILVNKNALPESTYKVIDIEKQVNNFPDIDNRDTPLNAYISIKYILANGQMSKLKEASSQSLQERMGDMKDAVMSEDKRNAILKNNINKVFMYNDILAGIVSKHEDFYGLWYFYKENGKWQSAGEDIGGNTILETEITFREKAKMHLAKIQ
- a CDS encoding PCMD domain-containing protein, which translates into the protein MRSKSFLTLNIIIALTLNSCIQDEPLNREADITDVKVEGSTFISSIISDANDQVQIFVTSDADITNLAPVIEVSPGATISPASGVAMDFSEGKEYTVTSEDGNYSKRYTINVSSSIDLKYDFEDWGEAGVSSRKYPILLSNHNAWSTGNSGVAIVLNANPYPTEKTTDSYSGTYGAKLQTIKGLYVSITDMNIPIFAGSLFLGEFSPKLEDPLLSLKLGRMYSQANGKPVTFTGYYKYTPGAEFTDKNGNPVAGKIDECSIYAVIFKVSKNASGQNEYLDGRTVSTSDKIIARADWKRETSHITDVEVDKGFYKFTIPFIYKEKEKGKEFDFDNNNYKLTIVLSSSQDGNLYEGAIGSTLIVDELEILTESF
- a CDS encoding HlyD family efflux transporter periplasmic adaptor subunit encodes the protein MDIKIEKKKGIQKKHIPFIAGGVFLLAVIGWFIFGNHASKLNIEKDKVTIQESTKGMFNDYVRIPGQVQPINTIFLSAIEGGMVAEKLIEEGSEVHQGDVIIRLTNPMLSLNILDSEAQLAEKQNFLRNTQVSMEQERLSLKKEKLQLDVDVERKKRKYEQYKQLYSEKLTSKEEYLQAKEDYEFAVDGRVLVVERQKQDSLYRGIQVDQMEESLHNIRKNLILVRQRVDNLNVKAPVDGQLGVLDVEIGQTVASGERIGQISVLSDYKVEAMIDEHYIDRVKPGLDATFERQNKDFALRVRKVYPEVRDKQFKTDFVFEGERPDNIRAGQTYYINLQLGQPAEAILIPRGPFYQTTGGQWIFVVVPDGSKAVRRKITIGRQNPNYYEVTSGLEPGEKVITSAYDSYGDIQELILK
- a CDS encoding NUDIX domain-containing protein; translation: MPEEIFPLVDETGNIIGQAPRSVCHDGSKLLHPVIHLHIFNSDGELYLQKRSATKDVQPNKWDSSVAGHIDLDETPKKAACREAGEELGLSGIEPIFIIKYIIETDRERELSYCFYAIYNGVFVLNRDELADGRFWKIEEIQSNLGKDIFTTNFELDFIKFLNKGLNGISSDI
- a CDS encoding HAD family phosphatase: MTKISTVLFDFDGVIADTEPQYDIHIEDLGERYNLGIENFALQVKGTTSPDILKKYFSHLPQGELDKIAKELEDFELNMDFPLVDGVMDFIKYLKENNYKTGIVTSSQDFKMKRALDILQLSDTFDVVVTAARITEGKPNPMCYKLAAQDLNSSPAECIVFEDSLHGIRAGQDAGMKVIGLSTTIPHEVLIERTENVVPNFSDIQQIIKYLN
- a CDS encoding rhodanese-related sulfurtransferase, with translation MQLYNTLSADERAILIDNAGLLRLTLSFYTYAHIQDPQAFRDELFIRWNELDVLGRIYVAKEGINAQLSLPAANMEAFKDFLDTYPFMKGIRLNVAVEHDNKSFLKLKIKVRDKIVADGLNDDTFDPTDIGTHLKAKEFNNMMDDPDAIVIDMRNHYESEIGHFAGAMTPDVDTFRDSLPIIHEQLKDYKDNKKLLMYCTGGIRCEKASAYFKHQGFKNVYQLEGGIIEYTRQIKAEGLESKFTGKNFVFDNRLGERITEDIIAHCHQCGKPCDIHTNCKNDGCHLLFIQCEECAEKMKGCCSDACKDIVSLPDEQQKVIRKGIRNGTMIFKKGRSKSLLFKD
- a CDS encoding TolC family protein; the protein is MKYIIFTIALFISLTANAQEKKWTLDECMRYAIENSPKKNKQDAQNSIYHQNFLEAVGKLIPSLSANTNASFNFGRGLDSETNTYTDINSFSNNYSLYSSLVLFDGFSNINKMKMQKVNKLMGKQQLQQTKDAIAYETMEAFINVAYYMDMVKLAEQQLEESAANVKQVKRMEELGMKGVADVAELVAKEAADNYNLTRQKNLLVIGIIILKEKMNFPIEDDIEISNTVSDELITKTEETALSIFENTKSVNPKAIAAESAFQAQQLAYRAAKGSFSPTLSMEAGISTNFSRYMDGSEYSSFKDQMRDKRGHYIGFSLSIPIFSGFSRSAQVKRSKAQTVIARNERDETLRTLYSEVEQAVADMNGLADEFYQAKKQTDAMIVAHNVNQRKFTEGLISAIELHTSSNRLLQAKVDELNARLKYELKHRLVHYYKGTPFIID
- a CDS encoding porin family protein: MKLKSYNILFTLLLISAFSASISAQIQDKKPLDLSFLLGFNIGGTAPLPLPAEVRKIESYNPKFNPQLGFNVIYSLDDRWGIGAGATLDWKGMRVRDEVKYMKTSVVLTEDGSRLSGYFVGKNMTNVDMTYLTIPIYGTYNFNNRWQVRLGIYAARTLSSKFNGRVYDGYMRIDTPVGQRQEIDGEGATFDFSDDTRDYDFGLLGGGEFRLTNRVGIYGSLTWGLVPYFYSGTNPIEFKMHNIYGTIGITYRLK